One segment of Pantoea sp. Lij88 DNA contains the following:
- a CDS encoding metal ABC transporter permease, translating into MTLIQPFIEFGFMRRALVACVALAVSATPLGVFLSLRRMSLIGDALSHAVLPGAAIGYLISGLSLVAMGIGGLIAGLAVALLSGAVSRYTPLKEDASFAGFYLGSLALGVTLVSLRGSSVDLLHVLFGSLLAVDNAALLLVGGIAAFTLIMLAIIYRPLVIDAFDSDFLRAQGKWSAPLVHGLFLMLVVLNLVAGFQVLGTLMSVGLMMLPAASARFWSRHLAAMLVIAIFMAMISAVAGLMLSWHFSLPAGPAVVLSAAMLFFFSILAGPCGGILRRH; encoded by the coding sequence GTGACCCTGATACAGCCTTTTATTGAATTTGGTTTTATGCGGCGTGCGCTGGTCGCCTGCGTGGCGCTGGCCGTCAGCGCCACGCCACTCGGCGTATTTCTCTCGCTGCGTCGTATGAGTCTGATTGGCGATGCGTTATCACACGCGGTGCTGCCCGGTGCCGCGATTGGCTATCTGATCTCCGGCCTGTCACTGGTTGCAATGGGGATTGGCGGCCTGATCGCCGGTTTAGCCGTGGCGCTGCTCTCTGGTGCGGTAAGTCGCTATACGCCCTTAAAAGAGGATGCCAGTTTTGCCGGGTTCTATCTCGGCTCACTGGCGCTGGGCGTCACGCTGGTCTCACTGCGTGGCTCAAGCGTGGATCTGCTCCACGTACTGTTCGGTTCGCTGCTGGCGGTTGACAACGCTGCGCTGTTGCTGGTCGGGGGTATTGCTGCCTTTACGCTGATTATGCTGGCGATTATCTACCGTCCGCTGGTCATCGATGCATTTGACAGTGACTTCCTGCGGGCGCAGGGCAAATGGAGCGCGCCGCTGGTGCATGGCCTGTTTTTAATGCTGGTGGTGCTCAATCTGGTGGCGGGCTTTCAGGTTCTGGGCACGCTGATGTCCGTCGGGTTAATGATGCTGCCCGCCGCCAGCGCCCGTTTCTGGAGCCGCCATCTGGCCGCGATGCTGGTTATCGCCATTTTCATGGCCATGATTTCAGCCGTGGCTGGCCTGATGCTCTCCTGGCACTTTTCATTGCCGGCCGGTCCCGCAGTGGTACTGAGCGCCGCCATGCTGTTTTTCTTCTCCATTCTTGCAGGGCCATGCGGCGGGATTTTGCGCCGCCATTAA
- a CDS encoding ABC transporter ATP-binding protein, which translates to MIRFNALRAGYQGQVVTPAISGQLAAGSMTALVGANGSGKSTLLKTIAGLLPPIAGRCELQVARRDIGWLPQRTELETRFPLTVFELVSIGCWPRCGWFSGINRILRREIWQALEAVQMRDYADAQPATLSGGQLQRVLFARLMLQRSQLWLLDEPFNGIDSQTVTLLMSILEQQQQAGTTLLVVLHDRPLVARYFSNVMSMDDRDVICSCLPVSPLRSRAP; encoded by the coding sequence ATGATCCGGTTTAACGCACTTCGCGCGGGCTATCAGGGGCAGGTTGTCACCCCCGCCATCAGCGGCCAGCTTGCCGCAGGCTCAATGACAGCCCTGGTCGGCGCTAACGGCAGCGGCAAATCAACCCTGTTAAAAACCATCGCGGGCTTACTGCCACCGATAGCCGGGCGCTGCGAGCTGCAGGTTGCACGCCGTGATATCGGCTGGCTGCCGCAGCGCACCGAACTGGAGACACGCTTTCCCCTGACCGTGTTTGAACTGGTTTCCATTGGCTGCTGGCCACGCTGCGGCTGGTTCAGCGGCATTAACCGGATATTGCGTCGGGAGATCTGGCAGGCGTTGGAGGCGGTGCAGATGCGTGATTACGCGGATGCCCAGCCCGCAACTTTATCCGGCGGACAACTCCAGCGGGTGTTGTTTGCGCGACTGATGTTGCAGCGCAGCCAGCTCTGGCTGCTGGATGAGCCTTTTAACGGCATTGACAGCCAGACCGTGACATTACTGATGTCGATCCTTGAGCAGCAACAGCAGGCTGGCACGACGCTGCTGGTGGTGCTGCACGATCGTCCGCTGGTGGCGCGCTACTTCAGCAACGTCATGTCGATGGATGACAGGGATGTCATCTGCAGTTGCCTGCCTGTTTCCCCCCTGCGGAGTCGTGCGCCGTGA
- the tomB gene encoding Hha toxicity modulator TomB yields the protein MDEYSPKRHDIAQLKYLCESLFDDSMATLTDSHHGWVNDPTSESNLQLNDLIEHIASFTMNYKIKHVEDEALISQIDEYLDDTFMLFSNYGVNSPDLQRWQRSAKRLFNLFTEECAFLQQPSHSL from the coding sequence ATGGACGAATACTCACCGAAACGGCATGATATTGCCCAGCTTAAATACCTGTGTGAAAGCCTGTTTGACGATAGCATGGCAACGTTAACCGACAGCCATCATGGCTGGGTAAATGATCCCACTTCTGAAAGCAATCTGCAGCTTAACGATCTGATTGAGCATATCGCCTCTTTCACCATGAATTACAAAATTAAGCACGTTGAAGATGAAGCGCTGATTTCGCAAATCGATGAATATCTTGATGATACCTTTATGTTATTCAGCAACTATGGTGTCAATAGTCCGGATCTTCAACGGTGGCAACGTTCAGCAAAACGCTTATTTAATCTGTTCACTGAAGAGTGCGCTTTTCTCCAGCAACCGAGCCATTCATTATAG
- a CDS encoding HHA domain-containing protein, which translates to MNKTLTKTDYLMRLRRCRSLDTLERVIEKNKYELPEDELAVFYSAADHRLAELTMNKLYDKVPGSVWKFVR; encoded by the coding sequence ATGAACAAAACCCTGACTAAAACCGATTATTTGATGCGACTGCGGCGTTGCCGCTCTCTTGATACCCTGGAAAGGGTGATAGAAAAAAATAAGTATGAATTACCTGAAGACGAGTTAGCGGTATTTTACTCGGCGGCTGACCATCGTCTGGCGGAGCTGACGATGAATAAGCTTTACGATAAAGTCCCGGGTTCAGTCTGGAAATTTGTGCGTTAA
- a CDS encoding MGMT family protein: MHQPDTFQQRIWQIVAAIPYGHVSTYGDVALLAGSPRAARQVGGVLSRLPEGTTLPWHRVVNRHGTISLQGDSLLRQRDALEAEGIEVSDDGQLDLETYRWDFRQEKGATGSPR, encoded by the coding sequence ATGCATCAGCCTGACACTTTCCAGCAACGCATCTGGCAAATTGTTGCCGCTATTCCGTATGGTCACGTCAGCACCTATGGCGATGTGGCGCTGCTGGCGGGTTCGCCCCGCGCGGCACGTCAGGTCGGCGGCGTGCTGAGCCGGTTACCTGAAGGCACCACCCTCCCCTGGCATCGCGTCGTCAATCGTCACGGTACGATTTCACTGCAAGGCGACAGCCTGTTGCGGCAGCGGGATGCGCTGGAAGCGGAAGGAATAGAGGTCAGTGATGACGGACAGCTCGATCTTGAGACTTATCGCTGGGATTTCAGGCAGGAAAAAGGGGCGACAGGGTCGCCCCGATAA
- a CDS encoding YbaY family lipoprotein — MKLRHVVSGVVIAVAVAGCADKSKPVPTPTLGSAVAGQTAAIAQPNVSGSIYIRQRIALPPDAVLTVTLSDASVSDAPSKVLSQRVVRTEGKQAPFQFVLPFNPADIQPNARILLSAAITIDGKLTFVTEGVKPVINQGGTKAELLLVPVPSVAMPTQPGAATTVPSTSPTLVTPSAAIPAPTRI; from the coding sequence ATGAAACTCAGGCATGTGGTTAGTGGCGTGGTTATCGCGGTTGCTGTTGCGGGATGCGCCGACAAGAGTAAACCTGTACCGACGCCAACGCTGGGTTCTGCGGTTGCAGGACAGACGGCCGCAATTGCGCAGCCAAATGTAAGTGGTTCGATCTATATCCGCCAGCGCATTGCGCTGCCGCCGGATGCGGTATTAACCGTAACGCTGTCTGATGCCTCTGTATCCGACGCACCGTCAAAAGTGCTGTCGCAGCGTGTAGTGCGTACCGAAGGCAAACAGGCACCGTTCCAGTTTGTGCTGCCGTTCAACCCGGCCGACATCCAGCCTAATGCACGCATTCTGTTAAGTGCTGCTATCACAATCGACGGCAAGCTGACCTTTGTGACTGAAGGCGTGAAACCAGTCATTAACCAGGGCGGCACCAAAGCTGAACTGCTGCTGGTACCGGTACCGTCAGTGGCGATGCCAACCCAGCCGGGCGCAGCGACTACCGTGCCGTCGACTTCACCGACACTGGTGACGCCGTCTGCTGCTATTCCTGCACCAACCCGCATTTAA
- the tesB gene encoding acyl-CoA thioesterase II, giving the protein MSQALQNLLNLLNLEKLEEGLYRGQSEDLGLRQVFGGQVVGQALYAAKQTVPEDRVIHSFHSYFLRPGDSQKAIIYDVETLRDGKSFSARRVSAIQNGQPIFYMTASFQSPESGFEHQNPMPQVAGPENLLTEQAMAQKMAHMLPDKLREKFIAERPLEIRPVQIHNPLRGHVDKPERQVWIRANGSLPADLRIHQYLLGYASDLNFLPVALQPHGKGFLEPDMQVATIDHSMWFHRPFDFTEWLLYSVVSTSASGARGFVRGEFYNQQGVLVASTVQEGVMRQRSE; this is encoded by the coding sequence ATGAGTCAGGCACTGCAGAATCTGCTGAATTTATTGAATCTGGAAAAACTGGAAGAGGGTTTATATCGCGGCCAGAGCGAAGATCTGGGTCTGCGCCAGGTGTTTGGCGGTCAGGTGGTGGGTCAGGCGCTGTATGCCGCTAAACAAACCGTCCCGGAAGATCGCGTTATCCACTCTTTTCACAGCTATTTTTTGCGGCCCGGCGATAGCCAGAAAGCGATTATTTATGATGTTGAAACGCTGCGCGATGGCAAAAGTTTCAGCGCACGCAGGGTCAGCGCCATTCAGAATGGACAGCCCATTTTTTATATGACCGCCTCGTTCCAGTCGCCGGAAAGCGGGTTTGAACATCAGAATCCGATGCCGCAGGTAGCCGGCCCCGAAAATCTGCTGACTGAACAGGCGATGGCGCAGAAAATGGCGCATATGCTGCCAGATAAGTTACGCGAGAAATTCATTGCTGAGCGTCCGCTGGAGATCCGTCCGGTGCAGATTCACAACCCTTTGCGGGGACATGTGGATAAGCCTGAACGCCAGGTCTGGATCCGTGCTAACGGCTCATTACCTGCCGACTTGCGTATTCATCAGTACCTGCTCGGTTATGCTTCCGATCTCAACTTCCTGCCGGTCGCGCTTCAGCCGCACGGCAAAGGCTTTTTAGAGCCGGACATGCAGGTTGCCACGATCGACCACTCTATGTGGTTCCACCGCCCGTTCGACTTCACTGAATGGCTGCTCTACAGCGTGGTCAGTACCTCCGCTTCTGGCGCGCGCGGTTTTGTCCGGGGTGAGTTTTATAATCAGCAGGGTGTGCTGGTGGCCTCGACAGTTCAGGAAGGGGTCATGCGTCAGCGCAGCGAATAA
- the amtB gene encoding ammonium transporter AmtB produces the protein MNKMLAKLGLTSLALLPSLAMAAAPAVADKADNAFMMICTALVLFMSIPGIALFYGGLIRGKNVLSMLTQVAVTFSLVCVLWVVYGYSLAFSEGNAFFGGFGWAMLKNIQLTAVMGSFYQYIHVAFQASFACITVGLIVGSIAERIRFSAVLIFVGVWLTLSYLPIAHMVWAGGFLAQDGALDFAGGTVVHINAAVAGLVGAYLVGKRAGFGKEAFKPHNLPMVFTGTAILYVGWFGFNAGSASAANEIAALAFLNTVVATAGAVLAWTFGEWAVRGKPSLLGACSGFIAGLVAITPACGYVGVGGALIIGLVGGLAGLWGVTTLKKWLRVDDPCDVFGVHGVCGIVGCILTGVFASSSLGGVGYAQGVTMGHQVWVQLFSVGLTIVWSGVVAFIGFKLADMIVGLRVPEEHEREGLDVNSHGENAYNQ, from the coding sequence ATGAATAAAATGTTAGCTAAGTTGGGCCTCACCAGCCTGGCACTGTTACCCTCACTCGCGATGGCTGCTGCGCCTGCCGTTGCGGACAAGGCTGATAACGCATTTATGATGATTTGCACCGCGCTGGTGCTGTTTATGTCAATTCCAGGTATTGCGCTGTTTTACGGCGGTCTGATTCGCGGCAAAAACGTTCTGTCAATGCTGACGCAGGTCGCTGTGACCTTCTCGCTGGTCTGCGTGCTGTGGGTGGTTTACGGCTACTCGCTGGCCTTCAGCGAAGGCAACGCCTTCTTTGGTGGCTTTGGCTGGGCCATGCTGAAAAACATTCAGCTGACCGCCGTTATGGGCAGCTTCTATCAGTATATTCATGTCGCGTTCCAGGCCTCGTTTGCCTGTATCACTGTGGGTCTGATTGTCGGCTCCATCGCAGAGCGTATTCGCTTCTCAGCAGTACTGATCTTTGTGGGTGTCTGGCTGACGCTCTCTTATTTACCTATCGCACACATGGTGTGGGCGGGCGGTTTCCTGGCTCAGGATGGCGCGCTGGACTTTGCTGGCGGTACCGTAGTGCATATCAACGCCGCTGTAGCGGGTCTGGTGGGCGCTTATCTGGTTGGCAAACGTGCTGGCTTTGGTAAAGAGGCCTTCAAGCCACACAACCTGCCGATGGTCTTCACCGGCACCGCCATCCTCTATGTAGGCTGGTTCGGTTTCAACGCCGGTTCTGCATCTGCAGCAAACGAAATTGCCGCACTGGCCTTCCTGAACACCGTTGTTGCAACAGCGGGCGCTGTACTGGCCTGGACCTTTGGCGAGTGGGCCGTTCGCGGTAAGCCTTCGCTGCTGGGTGCCTGTTCAGGCTTTATTGCCGGTCTGGTCGCGATTACTCCAGCCTGTGGTTATGTCGGCGTCGGCGGTGCATTAATCATCGGCCTGGTCGGCGGACTGGCGGGACTGTGGGGTGTGACCACCCTGAAAAAATGGCTGCGTGTGGATGACCCGTGCGATGTGTTCGGCGTGCATGGCGTCTGCGGCATTGTCGGCTGTATCCTGACTGGCGTGTTTGCTTCCTCTTCACTGGGCGGCGTCGGCTATGCTCAGGGCGTTACCATGGGCCATCAGGTCTGGGTACAGCTCTTCAGCGTAGGTCTGACTATCGTCTGGTCAGGCGTTGTTGCCTTCATCGGCTTCAAGCTGGCCGATATGATTGTCGGTCTGCGTGTTCCGGAAGAGCATGAACGTGAAGGTCTGGATGTAAACAGTCACGGCGAGAACGCTTACAACCAGTAA
- the glnK gene encoding P-II family nitrogen regulator has protein sequence MKLVTVVIKPFKLEDVREALSSIGIQGLTVSEVKGFGRQKGHAELYRGAEYSVNFLPKVKIDIAIADDQLDEVVDVISKAAYTGKIGDGKIFVAELQRVIRIRTGETDEAAL, from the coding sequence ATGAAGCTGGTTACCGTCGTAATTAAGCCATTTAAGCTGGAGGATGTACGTGAAGCTTTATCCTCTATCGGCATTCAGGGACTGACCGTCTCCGAAGTGAAAGGTTTTGGCCGTCAGAAAGGCCATGCAGAGCTTTATCGTGGCGCAGAGTACAGCGTGAACTTCCTGCCAAAGGTCAAAATTGATATCGCGATTGCCGACGATCAGTTAGACGAAGTGGTGGATGTCATCAGTAAAGCGGCTTACACCGGCAAAATTGGCGACGGTAAAATTTTCGTGGCTGAACTGCAGCGCGTCATCCGTATTCGTACCGGCGAGACCGACGAAGCCGCTCTGTAA